TTTTCGACCAACTGGAAAACGCAGTCCTATTTGAATATCAAACACCCGAAAAGTCCTTTCGGCGTAAACGGACACGTTTTCTTTGCTAACGATACTGCCCATGTGGAATGGGTGAAGTATAAAGCCAGTAATCTGAAAAACCTTTCGGAACTGTATAATCCAACCCTTTTTTACGGTCGATCCGGAAACAAAGAAGGAAAGATCGCTTATAAAGTTGGCAACGATACGATTTACAAAAAACTGAACCCGTCGCGATTGGTCAACACCATGACTATCGGGAATACAACAAAGAGTTTAAAAGTCGATTTCGTAAAAGCGGACTCCATTCCGGTTTATGGCTTCAATTTTGACGATGGTAAAGGCGTACATGTCGATAACTTTTCAAACAGAGGAAACTCCGGTTTGCCTATCACTACTTTCAATACCGATGTTATGCGTCAGTTCCAGGAAAAACTGGGATATGACCTGATCGTATTGCATTACGGAACCAATGTACTGAACTACGGTTCTTACAATTACGGTTGGTACGAACGCAAAATGAACGCGGTGGTAAATCATTTAAAAGAATGCTTCCCGGGTGTTGCGATTCTGATCGTATCCACAGCCGACAAGTCGACCAAATACGACCTGGAAATGAAAACCGATTCGGCAGTAGTGCCGCTAACGGTTGCCCAGAAAAAATATGCGGTTCAGTCGGAAGCCGGTTTTATCAACCTGTATACGCTGATGGGCGGTGACGGTTCGATGGTGAAATGGGTGGAAGAAGTTCCGGCTGCGGCCAATAAAGATTATACACACTTCAATCACAGAGGTGCTAAAAAAATATCCGATTTAATTTATAACCAGATCAGTCAGGGATACGAACAGTACAAAAAACTGAGAGCCAAAAGAAAAGCTCCGGTGGCGAAGCCGTTAGTAAAGAAAGACAGCGTTATGGTGAAAAAAGATACCACTCATGTTGAATAAACTTTGTTTTGTACTGCTGTACCTGTTTTTTACCGGTCCCGCTGCTGCACAGGTAGTCGATTCTACGGAAGTAGTACTCGATACGCTGATGGTTGAAGAACCGGTGGTTTACGGCGAAAATGCAATCGCGAATCAGAAAGCACTGCAAAAGTTTTTTGACAAACTGTACCAGCTGGAAACAACCAAAACCGGAAAAGTAAATATTGTCCATATTGGCGATTCCCATATTCAGGCCGACTTGTTTACCGGTGTGATCCGCAAAGCATTGCAGGACAAATTTGGAAATGCCGGACTGGGATTCTCTTTTCCGTATAACCTGGCTAAAACAAACGGAAGTTATTATGTGCGGTATTCGTCAAACGAATCATGGAACAGCTACCGGAATATTTACCCGGTAAACGGTGCTCCGGTGGGATTAAGCGGAATCGGACTGACAACCAGGGCCAAGGACTTTGCAATCGAGATTAATGTAAAAGATCCGGCTTACGAATTCAATACCTTAAAAATTGTTACCCCGCAGAAACAAAACCTGTTTGATGTGGCTACCAGTTCCAAAACAATAGTGCTGGAATCCAACGTCCCTAAAAAAATCAACCACAAGATTAAAAAAGGCGAAGCGATTTCCATTATAGCCGATAAATACAATGTGTCCGTTGCCGAGATCAAACGTGCCAACGGTCTGAAAAATAATAACATTCGTGCCGGAAAAGTATTGCGGATCCCTACGAATGAAATGCAGAAAAAAAGCATCAAACGCTCCGAATTTATTCCGTTGTCGCTAACGGAAGAAGCCAATGCGTTTAGTTATACTTCGGAAGAGGCCATAAAAAAAATATACCTGCTGCCCAATAAAAAAGCATCGCAGTTTGCTTTAAACGGACTGGTATTCGGGAAAAATACACCCGGAGTAATCTATAGCAGTATTGGTGTTAACGGTGCTAAATTCTCCGACTATAACAAATACCCGCTGTTCTTTGAACAGGTTCCGGTATTGCAGCCCGATCTTTTGGTCGTGTCGCTGGGAACGAATGAAACGTTCGATAAAATGGAAATGCCTGCCTATATGAGTCAGCTGAACCAGTTTATTGAAAACATCAGACAGAAAAATCCTGATGTTGAAATTTTAGTCATGACACCGCCTCCGTCATTATTATACAGACGTTCGTTAAATACGTATGCTGCGGATTATGCTAAAGAAATCAATGTGCAGGCAGAAATGCGGAACCATGCTTCCTGGGATTTGTTTTCCATTTTCGGAGGATTGTATGGTGTGAACAAAAATTACAGACAAGGATTAATGGCAGGAGATAAAGTGCATTATTCCAAAGCCGGATATGAAAAACAAGGCACGCTTTTCACAGAAGCCTTATTGCAAGCCTACGAGAGTTATAAATTAAGTACGAAAAATTGATTACGTTTTTGAATATGCAAGATTGGTTCGCCCAAAATATAACGTCGCTTTTCACCAGCCTTACTGCCGAAACAGTAAAAAATTGGTTTATTTACAATCCTAAAGAACCGTTGTTATTCAATACCGGTTTGTTCCTGGGACTGTTTTTGGTTTTTTACAGTGTGTATATCCTGACCCGGAAAACATTCCACCTGAGACTGGTTTACGTGATCTGTTTCTCCCTGTTTTTCTATTATAAATCCAGCGGTATCTACTTCCTGTTACTGCTTGCTTCTTCTGTAGTGGACTATAACCTGGGAAATATATTGCACCGGGAGAGCAGGGTACTGACTAAAAAGCTCTACCTGGCATTCAGTGTGATTCTGAACCTGAGTTTCTTGGGGTATTTCAAATACACGAACTTTATTATTGAAAACTATAACGCCCTTTCCGGCGGACATCTGGATTTTCAGAAAATCATTTTACCGGTAGGTATTTCGTTTTATACCTTTCAGTCAATCAGTTATATCATAGAAGTATACCGTAAGGAAATCGAGCCGACCAAGAGCTATATCGATTACCTCTTTTTCGTGTCCTTCTTTCCGCAATTAGTTGCCGGACCGATCGTTCGTGCCAAAGACTTTTTGCCGCAGATCTACCAGAAACTAAATCTGACCAAAGACGATGTCAACAGGGCTTTACTGTTAATCATTGGCGGATTGGTTAAAAAAACGGTTATTTCCGATTATATCTCGATCAACTTTGTCGACCGTGTTTTTGATGCACCGTCCAGTTATACCGCTTTCGAAAACCTGATGGCTTCCTATGGTTATGCCATTCAGATTTACTGTGATTTTTCCGGTTATTCGGATATGGCTATCGGGGTGGCATTGTTGTTAGGATTTAAATTGCCAACCAACTTCCGCACGCCGTATCAGTCGGCATCCATTACCGAATTCTGGAGAAGATGGCATATTTCGTTATCCACCTGGTTAAAAGACTTTTTATACATACCGGTAGGAGGGAACCGTAACGGTACTTTCGCAGGATTCCTGTTTCCGGCATTGTTTTTCTTCGGACTGATTGTTTGGGGAATCACCTATGCACCAACCAGT
This region of Flavobacterium inviolabile genomic DNA includes:
- a CDS encoding MBOAT family O-acyltransferase; this translates as MQDWFAQNITSLFTSLTAETVKNWFIYNPKEPLLFNTGLFLGLFLVFYSVYILTRKTFHLRLVYVICFSLFFYYKSSGIYFLLLLASSVVDYNLGNILHRESRVLTKKLYLAFSVILNLSFLGYFKYTNFIIENYNALSGGHLDFQKIILPVGISFYTFQSISYIIEVYRKEIEPTKSYIDYLFFVSFFPQLVAGPIVRAKDFLPQIYQKLNLTKDDVNRALLLIIGGLVKKTVISDYISINFVDRVFDAPSSYTAFENLMASYGYAIQIYCDFSGYSDMAIGVALLLGFKLPTNFRTPYQSASITEFWRRWHISLSTWLKDFLYIPVGGNRNGTFAGFLFPALFFFGLIVWGITYAPTSNIPLIIAVCSLVVFSLTFLLSKDRERNMFTNVNLLTTMLLGGLWHGASLRFIIWGALHGVALAVHKIFIEFFPSKQDSKKTFGGAIWTFFAVILTFHFVTFCWIFFRAKDFTTALEVIGNIGKVTFEPEHWKVIAEGYKNVFILMAIGFIWHFLPEKVVNAMQGAFRALPLVLKAIILGLVYWLVYATASAGPQPFIYFQF
- a CDS encoding SGNH/GDSL hydrolase family protein — translated: MNQPKSYFFQSLTIIAISIVAFIAFKSFLPKKLFTEKPGSSKNVVIDSMLLEAIEKDAHQNEEDTISMQPIKFQAVDGIVFPTETFQDYKGFQHLVNFFEKLFQLETNQQGNVRIAYFGDSMTDGDMIVQDFRSNFQTRFGGNGVGFVNITSESAASRGSIKHEFSTNWKTQSYLNIKHPKSPFGVNGHVFFANDTAHVEWVKYKASNLKNLSELYNPTLFYGRSGNKEGKIAYKVGNDTIYKKLNPSRLVNTMTIGNTTKSLKVDFVKADSIPVYGFNFDDGKGVHVDNFSNRGNSGLPITTFNTDVMRQFQEKLGYDLIVLHYGTNVLNYGSYNYGWYERKMNAVVNHLKECFPGVAILIVSTADKSTKYDLEMKTDSAVVPLTVAQKKYAVQSEAGFINLYTLMGGDGSMVKWVEEVPAAANKDYTHFNHRGAKKISDLIYNQISQGYEQYKKLRAKRKAPVAKPLVKKDSVMVKKDTTHVE
- a CDS encoding GDSL-type esterase/lipase family protein, coding for MLNKLCFVLLYLFFTGPAAAQVVDSTEVVLDTLMVEEPVVYGENAIANQKALQKFFDKLYQLETTKTGKVNIVHIGDSHIQADLFTGVIRKALQDKFGNAGLGFSFPYNLAKTNGSYYVRYSSNESWNSYRNIYPVNGAPVGLSGIGLTTRAKDFAIEINVKDPAYEFNTLKIVTPQKQNLFDVATSSKTIVLESNVPKKINHKIKKGEAISIIADKYNVSVAEIKRANGLKNNNIRAGKVLRIPTNEMQKKSIKRSEFIPLSLTEEANAFSYTSEEAIKKIYLLPNKKASQFALNGLVFGKNTPGVIYSSIGVNGAKFSDYNKYPLFFEQVPVLQPDLLVVSLGTNETFDKMEMPAYMSQLNQFIENIRQKNPDVEILVMTPPPSLLYRRSLNTYAADYAKEINVQAEMRNHASWDLFSIFGGLYGVNKNYRQGLMAGDKVHYSKAGYEKQGTLFTEALLQAYESYKLSTKN